Within the Rhizobium grahamii genome, the region CGCGCCAGCCGTCTCAAAACCGTGGCGAAGAGCCTGAAAAGCTTTCGGTAACGCCTTTCAAAAACTCCGAACCTTTCAATCGCTGAGCCTTCTGACGCGTATTGCGTCTCGCACGTCGGATCGGCGTCCGCCGACCGTATCGTAACATGAAGTGACTCCTTCTGCGTTGTCTGCCGCGCTCCGACGTCCTAGTTCTTGGGCGAAACAACGGAGGTAAAGCGTGGCTCCAACGGCTAATATTTGCGTCATCATCGCCGCCAAGAACGCGGCCGACACCATTGAAACCGCTGTAATATCTGCACTGCGCGAGCCCGAAGTGGCCGAGGTCGTGGTCGTAGACGACGGGTCGAACGACGGTACGGCGGAGGCGGCCAAACGCGCAGACGATGCCACCGGCCGGCTGATTGTTGCCCGATTCGAACAGAACAAAGGGCCATCCGCAGCCCGCAATCATGCAATCGAAATCTCGTCCGCACCGCTGATCGCAATCCTCGACGCCGACGATTTCTTCTTTGCCGGACGCTTCCAGCGCATGATCGCCGCTGACGATTGGGAGTTCGTTGCCGACAACATCGCCTTTGTCGATGCGGACACTGCCGCCGAAGCCCCTCGCCATCTCGACGCTTTTGCCGAGAACCCTCGCTTTTTCGATCTGGCCGCCTTCGTCGAAGGCAACATCTCGAAACGCGGTGTCCGGCGCGGCGAGATCGGCTTCCTCAAGCCGGTCATGCGCCGCAGCTTCCTGAACCAGCATGGCTTGCGCTACCGCGAAGAGATGCGGCTCGGCGAGGATTACGATCTCTACATCCGGGCTCTGGCTCTGGGTGCGCGTTACAAGATCATCCATAGCTGCGGCTACGGCGCCGTGGTTCGAGGCGACTCGCTCAGCGGACGTCACCGCACGGAAGATCTGCGCCGGCTCTACGAAGCCGACCGCGCGCTTCTGGACACTCATACGCTGACGCCGGATGCAAAGGCAGCCGTCAGCCGGCACGAAAAGCATGTGCGCGATAAATACGAGCTGCGCCATTTCCTCGACCTCAAGGCGCAGAACGGCCCGGCGGCGGCTCTGGCCTATCTTGTCGGGCACCCGACCGCCTTCCCGGCGATCGCCGGCGGCATCCTTGCCGACAAGACGGAACGGTGGCGCAATCCCTCCGGTGTCTCGGCGACTGCGGGAAGCGGACGCCTGAGATACCTTCTCGAGGCGACAGCCGCCTAGGAAGGCGACTTCACAAGTTTTCCGGCGGCAAGTTCAAGCGCGCTCTGCAGAAGACGCGGATCCTGGAAGGCCCAACGCGCCAGCAGTCCGAAATCGGGGCGGCGGCGCCGTCGAAGCAGGCCCACCTGGCTCCACAGAGCCTGCCGCCGGGTCGTGCTCTTGTGCGCCTTGATTGCGGCGATCTCGCGCGGCCGGCTGCGGAAGCGGCTCTCAAGCCGATCGAGCGCCATCCAGGTGATGAATTGCTGTTTCAGGAATTCCGGCGACGTGTTGTCGACGCCGTGGAAGATGTTGATCCCCTCCCCGCGCAGCGCCCCGGCATCGGCGCAGAGCAGCACCCTGCGGGCAGCCAGAATGCAATCGCAGAAGAAGAGGACATCTTCGGCCGCCAGCCGCAGAGCCGCGTCGAAGCGCAC harbors:
- a CDS encoding glycosyltransferase family 2 protein; this encodes MAPTANICVIIAAKNAADTIETAVISALREPEVAEVVVVDDGSNDGTAEAAKRADDATGRLIVARFEQNKGPSAARNHAIEISSAPLIAILDADDFFFAGRFQRMIAADDWEFVADNIAFVDADTAAEAPRHLDAFAENPRFFDLAAFVEGNISKRGVRRGEIGFLKPVMRRSFLNQHGLRYREEMRLGEDYDLYIRALALGARYKIIHSCGYGAVVRGDSLSGRHRTEDLRRLYEADRALLDTHTLTPDAKAAVSRHEKHVRDKYELRHFLDLKAQNGPAAALAYLVGHPTAFPAIAGGILADKTERWRNPSGVSATAGSGRLRYLLEATAA